Proteins co-encoded in one Holophagales bacterium genomic window:
- a CDS encoding DUF2202 domain-containing protein, whose translation MKKTAFVALLLLAAPLVAQSGQGRGPGKGAGVPGAGPPASSPIAGYLATLPKEALSAAETDQLLFLREEEKLARDVYRALFAANGDQSFANIASAEQRHMDEVKILLDRYGLADPAATTAPGEFRNARLASLYTDLVARGAVSLVEALKVGATVEDLDLADVDKALDASDNRDIDTVMQNLAKGSRNHLRAFSQRLAALDATTRPSSSRPTRSRGSSPLPASGVRTTRTESSSPAPAPGRAGAGAARAAVAGAAPGRAPGRARGRGLATARGRAARRGSAPGSDPAGQGRC comes from the coding sequence ATGAAGAAGACCGCTTTCGTCGCCCTGCTGCTACTCGCCGCCCCCCTCGTCGCCCAGTCCGGCCAGGGGAGAGGTCCTGGAAAGGGTGCTGGCGTTCCGGGCGCCGGCCCGCCGGCCTCGAGCCCCATCGCGGGTTACCTCGCGACGCTTCCGAAAGAGGCGCTCAGCGCCGCCGAGACCGACCAGCTGCTCTTCCTGCGCGAGGAGGAGAAGCTCGCCCGTGACGTCTACCGCGCCCTGTTCGCCGCGAACGGAGACCAGTCCTTCGCGAACATCGCCTCGGCAGAGCAGCGGCACATGGACGAGGTGAAGATTCTCCTCGACCGTTACGGCCTCGCGGACCCGGCCGCGACGACGGCGCCGGGTGAGTTCAGGAATGCCCGGCTCGCCTCGCTCTACACGGACCTCGTCGCCCGCGGGGCCGTGTCGCTCGTCGAGGCGCTGAAGGTCGGGGCCACCGTCGAGGACCTCGACCTCGCCGACGTCGACAAGGCGCTCGACGCCTCCGACAACCGCGACATCGACACCGTGATGCAGAACCTGGCGAAGGGCTCGCGCAATCACCTTCGCGCATTCTCGCAGCGCCTCGCGGCGCTGGACGCCACTACACGGCCCAGTTCCTCCCGGCCGACGAGATCGCGAGGATCGTCGCCGCTCCCCGCGAGCGGGGTGCGTACGACGAGAACGGAAAGCTCCTCGCCGGCGCCTGCACCGGGCAGGGCCGGGGCGGGCGCGGCCAGGGCCGCGGTCGCGGGCGCGGCCCCGGGACGGGCACCGGGACGGGCACGGGGCAGGGGCCTGGCGACGGCACGGGGGCGAGCTGCCCGAAGGGGTAGCGCACCCGGAAGCGACCCCGCTGGTCAGGGACGGTGCTAG
- a CDS encoding histidinol-phosphatase: MPRRAAAVPFVLALVTAVLSVAVEARDVRVRRPLRVPNVPGFLTLQCDFHTHTVFSDGKVWPDIRSEEAWREGYDAIAITDHVEYRPHRKDLPTSHERPWEIAAPHGEKLGVIVIRGSEITRKMPPGHLNAIFLSSVCPLETPGWRDALQAARAQGAFVFWNHPGWRGQQKDGVARWYPEHDEILEAGLLHGIEVVNDREYYPESHAWALEKDLAPLANSDIHDPSNLAWHVHEGDHRPVTLVFAKERTEAGVREALFAKRTVAWSGETLVGREELLRPLVAAALTIENPKLAIQAGGDGYVRIRNASDLRLELAGPGSADGVMAPKELVLAADGTSVLEVTVPKAAEAGTRRLTLEYTIRNVLIAPGEGLPFPIVVEIAVGKPPAAS; encoded by the coding sequence ATGCCGCGTCGCGCTGCCGCCGTTCCGTTCGTCCTGGCCCTCGTCACCGCCGTCCTCTCCGTCGCCGTCGAGGCGCGCGACGTGCGGGTCCGGCGGCCGCTGCGCGTCCCGAACGTGCCGGGCTTCCTCACGCTCCAGTGCGACTTCCACACGCACACCGTCTTCTCCGACGGGAAGGTGTGGCCCGACATCCGCTCCGAGGAGGCCTGGCGCGAGGGCTACGACGCGATCGCCATCACCGACCACGTCGAGTACCGGCCGCACCGGAAGGACCTCCCGACCAGCCACGAGCGCCCGTGGGAGATCGCCGCGCCTCACGGCGAGAAGCTCGGGGTGATCGTGATCCGCGGCTCGGAGATCACGCGGAAGATGCCCCCGGGGCACCTGAACGCGATCTTCCTCTCGTCCGTCTGCCCGCTCGAGACACCCGGGTGGAGGGATGCGCTGCAGGCCGCACGCGCCCAGGGGGCCTTCGTCTTCTGGAACCACCCCGGGTGGCGCGGCCAGCAGAAGGACGGCGTCGCCCGCTGGTACCCGGAGCACGACGAGATCCTCGAGGCGGGCCTCCTGCACGGCATCGAGGTCGTCAACGACCGCGAGTACTACCCCGAGTCCCACGCGTGGGCGCTCGAGAAGGACCTCGCGCCCCTGGCGAACTCCGACATCCACGACCCCTCGAACCTCGCGTGGCACGTCCACGAGGGGGACCACCGCCCGGTGACGCTCGTCTTCGCGAAGGAGCGGACCGAGGCCGGAGTCCGCGAGGCGCTCTTCGCGAAACGGACGGTGGCCTGGTCGGGAGAGACGCTCGTCGGGCGCGAAGAGCTCCTGCGCCCGCTGGTCGCGGCCGCGCTCACGATCGAGAATCCAAAGCTCGCTATCCAGGCCGGTGGCGACGGATACGTCCGGATACGGAACGCGTCGGACCTGCGGCTGGAGCTCGCCGGCCCCGGCTCCGCGGACGGCGTCATGGCTCCGAAGGAGCTCGTGCTCGCGGCGGACGGCACGAGCGTTCTCGAAGTCACGGTGCCGAAGGCCGCGGAAGCCGGAACGAGGCGCCTCACGCTGGAATACACGATCCGGAACGTCCTGATCGCGCCCGGGGAGGGACTCCCCTTCCCGATCGTCGTCGAGATCGCGGTCGGGAAGCCCCCCGCCGCCTCCTAG
- a CDS encoding aminotransferase class V-fold PLP-dependent enzyme, which translates to MDELRPRVLSELEDDALAPAAEAFTRIAVDYFAATRTGEGPVSTPLGAAELARRFDEPLPVDGRPLEEVVERLRGDVVADSNRLCHPRSMGHQVSAPLPAAVWTESLIAALNQSGAVQEMSPVGTAVENRIVRWMCDLAGFGPRAGGTFTSGGTEATFTALLAARAASLPNAWKEGVGAEPPVVLHGEHAHYAVARAVGALGLGTDAAIAIPSDGWRMDVSALEAALRRQEERGRRVMAVVATAGSTATGSFDDLDAIGRLCEERGLWLHVDGAHGASALLSSTHRGRLRGIERARSLAWDPHKMMLMPLSAGVVLVRDERDLDAAFTQRAPYLFHGAEGERSPDQGKRSFQCSRRLDALKVWVALQRYGAGGIGVLYDHLCATARALHSAIGRREAFEALHEPEANILCFRYVGDRSLDPERLDALNLRLRELFNRSGEGWITTTVLGGKRVLRVTVMNPRTTGTDVERVLDGLEATGGQLAEGVRRDAGQATGRPPP; encoded by the coding sequence ATGGATGAACTCCGCCCGCGCGTCCTGTCCGAGCTCGAAGACGACGCCCTCGCTCCGGCGGCCGAGGCCTTCACCCGCATCGCGGTCGACTACTTTGCCGCGACCCGCACGGGGGAGGGGCCGGTCTCGACGCCGCTCGGCGCCGCAGAGCTGGCCCGCCGCTTCGACGAGCCGCTCCCGGTCGATGGAAGGCCGCTCGAGGAGGTCGTCGAGCGGCTTCGCGGGGACGTCGTCGCCGACTCGAACCGCCTCTGCCACCCGCGCTCGATGGGGCACCAGGTCTCCGCGCCCCTCCCGGCCGCCGTCTGGACGGAATCCCTCATCGCGGCCCTGAACCAGTCGGGCGCGGTCCAGGAGATGTCGCCCGTCGGAACGGCCGTCGAGAACCGCATCGTGAGGTGGATGTGCGACCTCGCAGGTTTCGGTCCGAGGGCCGGTGGCACGTTCACCTCCGGCGGGACCGAGGCGACCTTCACCGCGCTCCTCGCCGCGCGCGCGGCGTCTCTCCCCAACGCGTGGAAGGAAGGTGTGGGCGCCGAGCCGCCGGTCGTCCTCCACGGCGAGCACGCCCACTACGCCGTGGCCCGCGCCGTCGGCGCTCTCGGCCTCGGCACCGACGCCGCCATCGCCATTCCTTCCGACGGCTGGCGGATGGACGTGTCCGCCCTCGAGGCCGCCCTCCGCCGGCAGGAGGAACGCGGAAGGCGCGTCATGGCCGTCGTCGCGACCGCAGGATCGACGGCGACGGGCTCCTTCGACGATCTCGACGCCATAGGCCGGCTCTGCGAGGAGCGGGGCCTGTGGCTCCATGTCGACGGGGCCCACGGCGCCTCGGCTCTCCTCTCGTCCACGCACCGAGGACGCCTGCGCGGCATCGAGCGGGCCCGCTCTCTCGCCTGGGACCCGCACAAGATGATGCTGATGCCGCTCTCGGCCGGCGTCGTCCTCGTCCGCGACGAGCGCGACCTCGACGCGGCGTTCACGCAGCGCGCGCCGTACCTCTTCCACGGTGCGGAAGGCGAGCGGAGCCCCGACCAGGGAAAGCGGAGCTTCCAGTGCTCGCGCAGGCTCGACGCGCTGAAGGTCTGGGTCGCCCTCCAGCGCTACGGAGCGGGCGGGATCGGCGTGCTCTACGACCACCTCTGCGCCACGGCCCGGGCGCTCCACTCCGCGATCGGGCGGCGCGAGGCTTTCGAGGCCCTCCACGAGCCGGAGGCGAACATACTCTGCTTCCGCTACGTGGGCGACCGGTCGCTCGACCCGGAGCGTCTCGACGCGCTGAACCTCCGCCTCCGAGAGCTCTTCAACCGCTCGGGCGAGGGGTGGATCACGACGACCGTCCTCGGCGGGAAGAGGGTCCTTCGAGTGACGGTCATGAACCCGCGGACGACCGGGACCGACGTCGAGCGCGTTCTCGACGGGCTGGAGGCGACGGGCGGCCAGCTCGCCGAGGGCGTACGCCGCGACGCAGGGCAGGCCACCGGGAGGCCGCCCCCTTGA
- a CDS encoding NifB/NifX family molybdenum-iron cluster-binding protein gives MNICIPVLADRGLESPVSGHFGSAPMYVLADSETRQTRALSNARAVHEHGACRPLDALAGEKIDAMVVGGIGAGALMKLREAGIRVYRATAPTVAGCLDAFARDEAEEIDPAGACAGHGHDHGHDRPAALPTRS, from the coding sequence ATGAACATCTGCATTCCCGTCCTCGCCGACCGCGGGCTCGAGAGCCCGGTCTCCGGCCATTTCGGCTCCGCCCCGATGTACGTGCTGGCCGATTCCGAGACGCGCCAGACCCGCGCCCTTTCGAATGCCCGCGCGGTTCACGAGCACGGAGCCTGCCGCCCGCTCGACGCCCTCGCGGGCGAGAAGATCGACGCGATGGTCGTCGGCGGCATCGGCGCCGGAGCCCTGATGAAGCTCAGGGAGGCGGGGATCCGCGTGTACCGCGCCACGGCTCCGACGGTCGCAGGCTGCCTCGACGCATTCGCGAGGGATGAGGCGGAGGAGATCGACCCGGCCGGCGCCTGCGCCGGGCACGGTCACGATCACGGCCACGACCGCCCCGCCGCCCTGCCGACGCGGAGCTGA
- a CDS encoding sigma 54-interacting transcriptional regulator, translating into MTSDAAQRAPDWSNLEAVFESLGRALVVLDEEFRIIRASLSLDRMAGTGVSLEVIGQPVESLFGPRLFGPEETLRESLRLGRREEGRRGVLRCGRDAARLVSVTTTPLAEGVVSACDPRARYLVVIRPAEDDDTILQSALVSHGLVARSPQMLRIVHLVESLHGSDANVLITGESGTGKEVLARALHAHSPRSGGPFVAVSCAALPADLLESELFGHVRGAFTGAVRDRVGRLDLAKGGTLFLDEAGDIPLPVQVKLLRVLQERLFERVGESTTRPLDARIVAATNRDLKEAIRQGRFREDLYYRLRVVPIHVPPLRERSEDVELVARYLLARIGGRAGRAVQLSPDTLAALERYDWPGNVRELENALEYAVALGRGQTVQLEDLPAEIRSPESRPAGTIQARLHSPDPNLTFADGNSPLPADPEEAPIRAALERHHWSRSKAAAELGMSRTKLWRRMRELRIGSR; encoded by the coding sequence ATGACGAGCGACGCAGCGCAGCGCGCCCCGGACTGGTCGAACCTCGAAGCCGTCTTCGAGTCGCTCGGGCGCGCTCTCGTCGTCCTCGACGAGGAGTTCCGGATCATCCGGGCGAGCCTCTCGCTCGACCGGATGGCAGGGACGGGCGTCTCCCTCGAAGTCATCGGCCAGCCCGTCGAGTCGCTCTTCGGCCCGCGCCTCTTCGGTCCCGAGGAGACTCTCCGCGAGTCTCTCCGCCTCGGGCGGCGGGAGGAGGGGCGGCGGGGCGTCCTGCGCTGCGGCCGGGATGCCGCCCGCCTCGTCTCCGTCACGACGACGCCTCTCGCCGAAGGCGTCGTCAGCGCCTGCGACCCGAGGGCGCGCTACCTCGTCGTGATCCGCCCCGCGGAGGACGACGACACGATCCTCCAGAGCGCCCTCGTCTCCCACGGTCTCGTCGCCCGGTCGCCGCAGATGCTCCGGATCGTCCACCTCGTCGAGTCGCTCCACGGCAGCGACGCGAACGTCCTCATCACCGGTGAGAGCGGGACCGGCAAGGAGGTCCTCGCGCGGGCCCTCCACGCCCACTCGCCGAGGAGCGGGGGCCCGTTCGTCGCGGTCAGCTGCGCGGCGCTGCCGGCCGACCTCCTCGAAAGCGAGCTCTTCGGGCACGTGCGCGGCGCTTTCACAGGAGCCGTGCGGGACCGCGTGGGCCGCCTGGACCTGGCCAAGGGAGGGACTCTCTTCCTCGACGAGGCAGGGGACATCCCGCTTCCCGTCCAGGTCAAGCTCCTCCGCGTCCTGCAGGAGAGGCTCTTCGAGCGCGTCGGAGAGAGCACGACGCGGCCCCTCGACGCGCGCATCGTCGCCGCAACGAACCGGGACCTGAAGGAGGCGATCCGCCAGGGCCGCTTCCGGGAGGACCTCTACTACCGCCTTCGCGTCGTCCCGATCCACGTGCCGCCGCTCAGGGAGAGGTCCGAGGACGTGGAGCTCGTCGCCCGCTACCTGCTGGCCCGCATCGGGGGCCGCGCGGGGCGTGCCGTGCAGCTGTCGCCCGACACGCTTGCTGCCCTCGAGCGCTACGACTGGCCGGGCAACGTCAGGGAGCTGGAGAACGCGCTGGAGTACGCGGTCGCCCTCGGGCGTGGGCAGACCGTGCAACTGGAAGACCTTCCGGCCGAGATCCGCTCGCCGGAGAGCCGGCCGGCGGGAACGATTCAAGCGCGCCTCCACTCCCCGGATCCGAACCTCACCTTCGCTGACGGCAACTCCCCGCTGCCGGCCGACCCCGAAGAAGCGCCGATCCGCGCCGCTCTCGAACGACACCACTGGAGCCGGTCGAAGGCGGCTGCGGAGCTGGGGATGAGCCGGACGAAGCTCTGGCGCCGCATGCGCGAGCTCCGGATCGGCTCTCGCTGA
- a CDS encoding CGGC domain-containing protein: MAKIGIIICARYRDCGGGKCLRSMRERRGAFSAYPADEPLEIVGYSTCGGCPGGNVEYVPAEMKKNGAEAIHLATGLVVGYPPCPYIREFKQYIETAHGLPVVVGTHPVPEKYRKVHEQLPFWQQKEMADLAGGLLNEDREIQKAYD; the protein is encoded by the coding sequence ATGGCGAAGATCGGGATCATCATCTGTGCGCGGTACAGGGACTGCGGCGGCGGCAAGTGCCTGCGGTCGATGCGCGAACGCCGCGGCGCATTCTCCGCGTACCCGGCCGACGAGCCGCTGGAGATCGTCGGCTACTCGACCTGCGGCGGATGCCCGGGCGGGAACGTCGAGTACGTGCCCGCCGAGATGAAGAAGAACGGGGCGGAAGCGATCCACCTCGCCACGGGCCTCGTCGTCGGGTACCCGCCGTGCCCCTACATCCGCGAGTTCAAGCAGTACATCGAGACCGCCCACGGCCTCCCGGTCGTCGTCGGGACGCATCCCGTCCCCGAGAAATACCGAAAGGTCCACGAACAGCTCCCCTTCTGGCAGCAGAAGGAGATGGCCGACCTCGCCGGTGGGCTCCTGAACGAAGACCGCGAGATCCAGAAGGCCTACGACTGA
- the cydB gene encoding cytochrome d ubiquinol oxidase subunit II: MSYEALCVIWFVLEGVLLTGYALLDGFDLGVGILHPFVPRTDLERRISMNSIGPLWDGNEVWLVTFGGALFAAFPEAYASVFSGFYTAFMLLLIALISRAVSMEFRSKMESPGWRRFWDWAFFGGSFTASLLFGVAVGNAMIGVPLDELGNFTGSVLDQLGPYPLLVGVMTVSLFAMHGGLFLYLKTEGDFQQRLREWMWRSWGLFMVTFMLTTIATVAFIPRATENFRRFPWAIVVVVGTVLAVANVPRCLYRDRPGLAFLSSGGVIAGLVALFGLALYPNLVTATGDPTRSVTIFNAASSPKTLGIMLIIAAVGMPFVLTYSGVIYWTFRGKVKLGEHSY, encoded by the coding sequence ATGTCGTACGAAGCGCTCTGCGTCATCTGGTTCGTCCTCGAGGGGGTCCTCCTCACCGGATACGCCCTCCTCGACGGCTTCGACCTCGGCGTCGGCATCCTCCACCCGTTCGTGCCGAGAACCGACCTCGAGCGGCGAATCTCCATGAACTCGATCGGCCCGCTCTGGGACGGCAACGAGGTCTGGCTCGTCACCTTCGGCGGGGCCCTCTTCGCCGCGTTTCCGGAGGCGTACGCGTCGGTCTTCTCGGGCTTCTACACCGCGTTCATGCTCCTCCTCATCGCGCTCATCTCGCGCGCGGTGTCGATGGAGTTCCGCTCGAAGATGGAGTCGCCGGGGTGGCGCCGCTTCTGGGACTGGGCGTTCTTCGGTGGCTCCTTCACCGCCTCGCTTCTTTTCGGCGTCGCGGTCGGGAACGCGATGATCGGCGTTCCGCTCGACGAGCTCGGCAACTTCACCGGCTCGGTCCTCGACCAGCTCGGCCCCTACCCGCTCCTCGTCGGCGTCATGACGGTCTCGCTCTTCGCGATGCACGGCGGGCTCTTCCTCTACCTGAAGACCGAGGGGGACTTCCAGCAGCGGCTGCGCGAGTGGATGTGGCGCTCGTGGGGCCTCTTCATGGTCACGTTCATGCTCACGACGATCGCGACCGTCGCGTTCATCCCGCGGGCGACCGAGAACTTCCGGCGCTTCCCGTGGGCGATCGTCGTCGTCGTTGGCACCGTCCTCGCCGTCGCGAACGTCCCGCGCTGCCTCTACCGCGACAGGCCGGGCCTCGCCTTCCTCTCCTCGGGCGGCGTCATCGCCGGCCTGGTGGCGCTCTTCGGCCTCGCGCTCTACCCGAACCTCGTCACGGCGACGGGAGACCCCACGCGCTCCGTGACGATCTTCAACGCGGCCTCGAGCCCGAAGACCCTCGGGATCATGCTGATCATCGCGGCCGTCGGGATGCCGTTCGTCCTGACCTACTCCGGGGTCATCTACTGGACCTTCCGCGGGAAGGTGAAGCTCGGGGAGCACAGCTATTGA
- a CDS encoding cytochrome ubiquinol oxidase subunit I → MDVVLLSRIQFAVSIGFHYIFPLLTIGLGVVLVWLEAGFLRTRDPIYETAARFWTKVFALNFAIGVATGIVMEFQFGTNWATYSRFVGDVFGSALAAEGIFAFFLESGFLAILVFGWDRVGPKMHFFSTLMVSLGSIFSSVWIVVANSWQQTPAGHHVVPVIRNGVPLMKNGVPVLRAEIVDFWALVFNPSSVHRLVHVWIGAFLVGAFFVMSIAAWYLLKGRHTEFARRSFDGGLVLAAVSALAVFVSGHGQAGSVYRHQPAKLAAFEGHYRTGPAALNLFGFPDDAAQTVRYGIAVPGGLGLLLHADASQPVVGLDRFRPEDRPPVGISFQSYHVMVGLGTLFVGLTLFAGFLRWRGTLYQTRWLLWCFVPAVILPIVGNELGWVAAEVGRQPWIVHPKVTWTADGSDLVVGPAGHVVYHEREGLRTLDAASPSVTAGQVLGSLVGFGFLYLALGVVWVFILDRKIRHGPQGPPGDSPAVPDGALAAAGLRAGHEGRMTGGDGARG, encoded by the coding sequence ATGGACGTCGTCCTTCTCTCGCGGATCCAGTTCGCGGTGAGCATCGGGTTCCACTACATCTTCCCGCTGCTGACGATCGGCCTCGGCGTCGTCCTCGTCTGGCTCGAGGCGGGCTTCCTCCGGACGCGCGACCCGATCTACGAGACCGCCGCCCGCTTCTGGACGAAGGTCTTCGCCCTGAACTTCGCGATCGGGGTCGCGACCGGGATCGTCATGGAGTTCCAGTTCGGGACGAACTGGGCGACCTACTCGCGGTTCGTCGGCGACGTCTTCGGCTCGGCGCTCGCCGCGGAAGGGATCTTCGCCTTCTTCCTCGAGTCGGGCTTCCTCGCCATCCTCGTCTTCGGCTGGGACCGCGTCGGGCCGAAGATGCATTTCTTCTCGACCCTGATGGTCTCCCTCGGCTCGATCTTCTCCTCGGTCTGGATCGTCGTGGCGAACAGCTGGCAGCAGACGCCAGCGGGCCACCACGTCGTGCCGGTTATCCGGAACGGCGTCCCGCTGATGAAGAACGGCGTGCCCGTGCTGAGGGCCGAGATCGTCGACTTCTGGGCGCTCGTCTTCAACCCGTCCAGCGTCCACCGCCTCGTCCACGTCTGGATCGGGGCCTTCCTCGTCGGCGCCTTCTTCGTCATGTCGATCGCGGCCTGGTACCTGTTGAAGGGGCGCCACACGGAGTTCGCGCGTCGATCGTTCGACGGCGGCCTCGTTCTCGCCGCCGTCTCCGCGCTCGCGGTGTTCGTCTCCGGGCACGGCCAGGCGGGGAGCGTCTACCGCCACCAGCCGGCGAAGCTCGCCGCGTTCGAGGGGCACTACCGGACCGGCCCCGCCGCCCTGAACCTCTTCGGCTTCCCGGACGACGCAGCACAGACGGTGAGGTACGGCATCGCCGTCCCTGGCGGCCTCGGCCTCCTCCTCCACGCAGACGCGTCTCAACCCGTCGTCGGCCTCGACCGCTTCCGTCCCGAGGACCGGCCCCCGGTCGGGATCAGCTTCCAGAGCTACCACGTGATGGTCGGGCTCGGGACGCTCTTCGTCGGCCTGACCCTCTTCGCCGGCTTCCTCAGGTGGCGCGGCACGCTCTACCAGACTCGCTGGCTCCTCTGGTGCTTCGTCCCCGCCGTGATCCTTCCGATCGTCGGGAACGAGCTCGGGTGGGTCGCGGCCGAAGTGGGGCGGCAACCGTGGATCGTCCATCCGAAGGTGACGTGGACCGCCGACGGCTCCGACCTCGTCGTCGGACCCGCCGGGCACGTCGTGTACCACGAGCGCGAGGGGCTTCGGACGCTCGACGCCGCCAGCCCGAGCGTGACGGCCGGCCAGGTGCTCGGCTCGCTCGTCGGGTTCGGCTTTCTCTACCTCGCACTCGGGGTCGTCTGGGTCTTCATCCTCGACCGGAAGATCAGGCACGGGCCCCAGGGGCCACCCGGGGATTCCCCCGCCGTGCCCGACGGGGCGCTCGCCGCGGCGGGCCTGAGGGCCGGGCACGAGGGCCGCATGACCGGCGGAGACGGGGCGCGGGGCTGA
- a CDS encoding DUF134 domain-containing protein: MPRRPCPRRVASPPRFTYFKPAGVPVSVLEEIDLSIDELEALRLADLEGLYQEEAAARMEVSRATFARIVEASRRKVATALVHGNALRIGGGPVAFAGQRSFRCESCRHGWTLPFGTGRPAGCPGCSAQDFKRVDAGPGSSSGSSNARPGPLPPRRR, translated from the coding sequence ATGCCGCGTCGTCCGTGTCCTCGGCGTGTCGCCTCGCCCCCTCGATTCACCTACTTCAAGCCCGCCGGCGTGCCGGTGTCGGTGCTCGAGGAGATCGACCTGTCGATCGACGAGCTCGAGGCTCTTCGCCTCGCAGACCTCGAAGGGCTCTACCAGGAGGAGGCGGCTGCGCGGATGGAGGTCTCGAGGGCTACCTTCGCACGGATCGTCGAGGCCTCGCGACGGAAGGTGGCGACTGCGCTCGTTCACGGGAACGCCCTGAGGATCGGAGGAGGACCCGTGGCCTTTGCAGGCCAGAGGTCCTTCCGCTGCGAATCCTGTCGTCACGGCTGGACCCTGCCGTTCGGCACCGGCCGGCCCGCCGGCTGCCCGGGCTGCTCGGCTCAGGACTTCAAGCGGGTCGACGCAGGGCCGGGCTCGAGCTCCGGCTCCTCCAACGCGCGACCGGGGCCGCTCCCGCCGCGCAGGCGGTAG
- a CDS encoding class I SAM-dependent methyltransferase: protein MPETVRFDQAAATWDAEERRILLAKGVTEAIATRCALPADLDVLDFGCGTGLVSLALKPLVRSVTGVDTSRGMLDVFERKVPEQGLAGVRAVLLPADVPLSLPDRFHLVVSSMTLHHVADLATLFARFRDHLHPGGRVALADLDLEDGTFHEDARDVVHLGFDRGGIAALLAGAGFVDVEVETATVTRKGERPYPVFLATGRKAEADSPA from the coding sequence ATGCCGGAAACCGTGCGATTCGATCAGGCCGCAGCGACATGGGACGCCGAAGAGCGCCGCATCCTCCTGGCGAAGGGCGTGACGGAGGCGATCGCGACCCGCTGCGCGCTTCCCGCCGACCTCGACGTCCTCGACTTCGGCTGTGGCACGGGGCTCGTCTCGCTCGCCCTGAAGCCGCTCGTGCGGAGCGTGACGGGGGTCGACACGTCCCGCGGCATGCTGGACGTCTTCGAGCGAAAGGTGCCCGAGCAGGGGCTGGCCGGCGTCCGCGCCGTCCTCCTCCCGGCAGACGTCCCACTGTCCCTTCCGGACCGCTTCCACCTCGTCGTCAGCAGCATGACGCTGCACCACGTGGCCGACCTCGCCACTCTCTTCGCCCGGTTCCGCGACCACCTCCACCCCGGGGGGCGCGTCGCCCTCGCCGACCTCGACCTCGAGGACGGGACGTTTCACGAGGACGCCAGAGACGTTGTCCACCTCGGGTTCGACCGGGGCGGGATCGCCGCGCTCCTGGCCGGGGCCGGCTTCGTCGACGTGGAGGTGGAGACGGCGACGGTCACCCGGAAGGGGGAGCGCCCGTACCCGGTCTTCCTCGCCACCGGCCGCAAGGCCGAGGCCGATTCGCCCGCATAG
- a CDS encoding PaaI family thioesterase: MESDEHRSRIESEAPQPRAVPASSVEPVPSQTVLEAVRAVEHPRCFVCNPENPDGLKLRFRVQADGSVVAFFPCRSVYQSYPATLHGGITSALLDAAMTNALFSIGIVAVTAELSVRFVAPVSLDRGAVVVGTIEKTSSHPLYYVRAELQQDRKTLARASAKFLVRDAV; the protein is encoded by the coding sequence GTGGAATCTGACGAGCACAGAAGCCGTATCGAGAGTGAAGCGCCGCAGCCGCGGGCCGTCCCCGCGTCCTCCGTGGAGCCGGTCCCCAGCCAGACCGTGCTGGAGGCCGTCCGGGCGGTCGAGCATCCTCGCTGCTTCGTCTGCAACCCCGAGAATCCGGACGGCCTCAAGCTGAGGTTCCGGGTCCAGGCCGACGGTTCCGTCGTCGCCTTCTTCCCGTGCCGCTCCGTCTACCAGAGCTATCCGGCGACTCTCCACGGCGGGATCACCTCGGCCCTCCTCGACGCCGCCATGACGAACGCTCTCTTCTCGATCGGCATCGTGGCGGTGACGGCGGAGCTGTCCGTCCGCTTCGTCGCCCCGGTGAGCCTGGACCGTGGCGCGGTCGTCGTCGGGACGATCGAAAAGACGTCGTCCCATCCTCTCTATTACGTGCGTGCCGAGCTTCAGCAGGACCGCAAGACCCTCGCGCGGGCCTCGGCGAAGTTCCTGGTCAGAGACGCGGTGTAG
- a CDS encoding YeeE/YedE family protein → MNERHMNPYVAGFLLGLVLLLTIFVTGRGLGASGATKNVVVAAVGAVAPQHAAANPFYAKLLGPGHEAPLKGWLVFEVLGVLLGAFVSGLAADRLRFVTERGPKVSVKGRLLFALLGGALFGAGAQLARGCTSGAALSGMAVLSVAGFVTMLAIFGSGFLFAWFTRSLWLGAKAGR, encoded by the coding sequence ATGAACGAACGACACATGAACCCCTACGTCGCCGGATTCCTCCTCGGTCTCGTCCTCCTCCTGACGATCTTCGTCACCGGCCGCGGCCTCGGTGCCAGCGGCGCGACGAAGAACGTCGTCGTCGCCGCCGTCGGCGCGGTGGCCCCGCAGCACGCCGCGGCGAACCCCTTCTACGCCAAGCTGCTCGGACCAGGGCACGAAGCTCCGCTCAAGGGCTGGCTCGTTTTCGAGGTCCTCGGCGTCCTCCTCGGGGCGTTCGTCTCCGGGCTCGCCGCAGACCGCCTCCGTTTCGTCACCGAGCGGGGACCGAAGGTCTCCGTGAAGGGCCGGCTTCTCTTCGCACTCCTCGGCGGCGCTCTCTTCGGCGCCGGGGCCCAGCTGGCGCGCGGCTGTACGAGCGGCGCGGCGCTGAGCGGCATGGCGGTCCTCTCCGTCGCCGGCTTCGTCACGATGCTGGCGATCTTCGGCAGCGGGTTCCTCTTCGCGTGGTTCACGCGCTCTCTCTGGCTCGGCGCGAAGGCGGGGAGGTAG